Part of the Musa acuminata AAA Group cultivar baxijiao chromosome BXJ3-10, Cavendish_Baxijiao_AAA, whole genome shotgun sequence genome, GGGGAGCGTGTTCAAGGGATCAGAGGGGGAGGCTTACAACCTGCATGGGGTGAACGGGAGGAGGTTTCTTGTGCAGTGGGTGTGGAACCCTGTAAAGATGACTTGTTTTGGTCCAAATGCCATGGATTAAAGGGCTGTTGTAATCTTGAGTTGAGGGAGGGAATAGCCTCAATCCCTCCTgcagacacacacaagaaaaggaagaagaagacacaGTTTGTCACCTTTCATTTTGAAGTTCTTCAAGAACAAATGCCCCAACTAAAAGCAGATTGTTTTACATTCAAATAGCCAGTTTTTGATTGATTTCAGAGCTGAAGTTAATTAGAACCTACAGTTCTTTGGCATGAGATGTCAAGTCCTTTGTGTATCATATCATATTTACAGAGTAATTCACTGTTAATTTTCGAAACATAATTCTGAAATAATTATccagaagaaaaaacaaaaaatggaAGAGAATGATTACAAAGCGGACCCAATCTTCGACAGAATAATCGTCTTTTAATGGACTGTTATCGTGTAGTtgggctcttcttcttcttctacgccGTCGCATGTGCTCCTCCCTCTCGTCTCCGGCGGCCAAACCACGCACATCCCACTAAAACCGAAGCGCGTCGAAGGCGGCGCAGGCGCTGAAGAAGGTCCTCACCTCCGCCGCCACCCGCCACGCCTTGGCGGTCACGAACTCGCACCGGATGTTGAACGCCGCCGGCCCACTGGAATGGGTCGAAGAGGAAGCCCACTCAGCGGCACATTATCGGATTCGGGTTCCGATTGCGGTTGAGATCTGCCCTAACTTATCGGATCCGGATTAAGATTTCTCAGATCCAACCCGACAACGAAGCAAGCCGCTCCCACACCTTAAGCCGTTCGATACAACTGACAAAGCCGACTCCGCCCTCGGTCGTTTCTCGCCGccgtctctttctcctcctcgccCTACCGCTTGCGGCTGTCTCCGGTGGCGTCGAGCTTCTCTGGCCATTTCCGGACAACCACTAAACTGAGGTGCGAGTCTCCTTCTCTTGATCTCTTCTGACAAGATCATTGATTTACTAGTTGTTGCAGAAGAGAAGGGAGTCCATTATGGCAGTTGCAACTCAGACATTTAAGGGAAACTTGAAGGTGATTGTGATCCCTCGGCCCCTTATCTTTCTCCATTCTTTTGTTGTGCTAtcgtttgggaatttgatctgaaGCATGTGCTAATAATCTGGTAATGTGAATCAGTTCTTGCCCATCTCCAAGATATAGATAACAAAGAGAAAACCAAATTAGATTCTTGGGGCCGCTCTTTATACATATTAGAAATTTGGCGTAACCACGTAGAGTTGATTTCGTTCAACACAAGGTAAACTCCTTTCGAGGTTGTAAGATAAGACTGAGGCCAAAGTGAACGTTTGGTTGGTTGAACTTAGTTGTATATTTTAATCCTAAACTTCTTGTATAACCCTATTCTATCATAATTTATGAGGTCGACTGATTTAGAATCAGTAGAAAATCTAGATTTCTCTATCTGGCTCTTGTAAACAATCATTTCATCCTGTTTGCTTCAGAGACACATGATATAATTCTCCCCTTCTCAATGTTCTCTATTGTTCCTACAACTGCTTATCCAATTACTGTATTGTAGTTTGTTTAGATCTATTTTTACTTAGACTTCTATATTATGTACTTGAAAGACAAGGGTCTTTTTCAAAGGCTAAACTGTATTTTGTTTTGTGTCTTTGTCTTAGGCTTATTCACTTCTCCTAATCTTCATTTTTTTCACATCTGGATCACTGTAAACTGTACAGTTGAGCAACAAAGATTATATTATTGTAATTACTTGGTGAAATTTGTTGTTGCAGAGCCTATATAGTAACCTAGAAGAGATCTTCCTGTCTGAAGTTGTGTTTAGTTTCATGGATCATTTACAAAGTAATGTGTTCGTCATAATATAATTGAGAGTTGAAAATAAccatatcattttatatttgtgTTAGGCGtatctgaatttttttttcttgtcctcATTGGTGGTAAGAGCATTATGCTGTTATATTGCACCTGTGTAAACTTGGTATCGACAATATACGCAGAAAGCACTGGCTGGACTGAGGAGAATCGATTTAGACGGTTTACGTTGGCGAGTATTTGATGCAAAAGGCCAGGTTGTTATTCTCGTCCTATGTTTGATATCTGgcattatatttttctctagtaAACTCAGTATTATGCTGCTAAGTATGTTTGATGTGGTCTTTAACAATTTGACAACTAGGTCCTTGGAAGATTGGCATCTCAGATAGCAACTGTAATTCAAGGCAAAGATAAACCTACCTATTCGCCACACCAGGAAGATGGAGATATGTGCATTGTGCTCAATGCAAAAGATGTATCTGTTACAGGAAGAAAAATGACCGATAAATTTTATCGCTGGCACACTGGGTAAGGGCCAAAAGCTATTGTTGTTTTCACTAATAATTAATTTGGGATGTCCTTGTTTCCTTCCTTAGACTACTTTTACATGTGTATTGTCACAGATACATTGGCCACTTAAGAGAAAGGAGCTTGAAGGACCAGTTGGTAAAAGATCCAACAGAAGTGGTTCGTAAAGCTGTCTTGCGCATGTTACCACGCAATAAATTGCGTGATGTAAGTGATAATTTATTACTATGTTCAAAGTTTAGTTTTACCTAAATTCTAGATAATTAAGCAGCAAATCAATTTGTAGCTCTTCTtaagaaaattttcaagattCAAGATGCTAGAAATTTTCTCTTCTAAAATGTTTTCTTTGAACTGTATCATATATGATAAAACTAGTTTGTGGATCCTAGCAATTTGTAAAATGTCTTCTAAAATCAAGCGGCAAATCAACTTGTACCTAAAATGTCTTCTTGTTAGCAAGCGTGAGCAGGTTATCAGTTTTGAAGTTCTGATACATGAGCATGTTCATTGCATGCTATCTCTTGTTTACACTTGCAGGAACATGTACGAGCATGTTCATTAGTTCATAGTTTATTTCCAACTAACAAATTTGTTGTTCTAATTGTATATATGCAATTAGTATCCTAGTAGATGAAATATTCTTGTAAAAAAGATCGCTTCTGGATGACATCCCAACCTGCTTGTCGATAAATTTATgctacttcaaaattttcaagtaTATAACCTATAATCTCAGTAGAGCAACTCCTAGTAGTTTGATACTTTGGTGGTTACTTCTTGGTCATTGATGGCTAATAAAAGCTCTATGTATCTGTAGCCTGTTTGtttatcattttaatattttgCTAATTTTCTTTTGTGTTGAGCAGAACATTTTTATGAGCATGTACTTTATGGCAATGACAAAATAGATATCACTAGCATTAATCTTGTGTTTCATGCTTATTTAAAAACCTACTTGTTTAAGATTTTAGACAAACGTTAATAAATTTGTCAAGTATCTGGAAATTTTATTAATCAtggtcatcatgtaaaatttcatGGCAATGACAAAGAGATCAAAGTTTTGAAGTGACCTAAATTACAATGGTACATCTTTGACAATTTGTTTTTGAGGAGATTGTGTCCCTCATGGTGTATAGGTTCAGTGCTCTTCTACTCCCAAAATACTATCTGGCGCACCACCAACTAGTCTAATGTGCACAAGAGTACACTGATAAATGCTTCAAGGAGACTGCCTTTAGTTGCCCAATAACTATTACAGGGCCATAATCATGAGTGGGATGTAACAATTTAAATTGTCCAGTTGTTTAAAGATTTTAACACAAGGTCTATTGACCAGAGGATGCATGACAAGGGACATACCAAGTGGATTGGTACCGATTCAGAATATTCTTTTTACATTCAACCATTATATTAAATCTTTACCATTTTAAATTAAAGAAAATCATTTTAATTTTTGACAAAGATGGTATCTGATAGCTGATCTTACACCTAGTTATGTATAAGCTGATGATTTAGGGTCTTAAGCTGTCTCATCAAACAAGTGAAGAAGAAAGCTAGACCTCATTCGCTTAATTTGCATTCACTGACCAACTAAATGCTGAATGTGTTCGTTAGCTCATTAGTTTGGCTTCAAATAGAAGATTTTAAGCTCTAGTTGGTTTGTTTGTTAATAAAGGATGAAAGATTCATCTGGACATCTACAAAATAACCAATGAGGTAGGACTAATCTTACTTTTAAGTGTCTTTTATTATAGATCTACTGGTTTAATGCTCCACTCTTGATAATAGTCTTTCTTTGTGTTCATAGACTATTTGTGCCTGCAAATTATGATTCATTAAGATTGCATAAGTTTTCCTACCTGTATACTAGGAACTTATGTCAAGGTCAATATATGGCAAAAATGCTTTCAAACTACATAACATGAGCATGCACTGGTGGAACAGTAATGATACTAATTGATTCATGTATTCTAAAACTCTGCAAGAGACAGTGATTTTCCCTTTTGTCATTGGGCCAAATGAAATTAGCTGCTGGTAAATGTATACGAGTGTGTAAAACACATTTTATATAGAATTGAATAGGACGACATCTCTGATGGCTAAGCTGTTCTCTTATCAGTGCTGTCACATATATGCTTGATGTATCATCATCCTTGGTTGTTGTCTATTAAGCATGTTTGTCATGCACTTGCTGACAAATAGGAAGTATTGGATCTTCATAAAATTGCCGAGACTTAGAAAGTATGATCGTTATTCACTTAAAAAAAAATTGCTTAGGAGTTATATACAATTGAACACAAAGCATACTACACAATTGATGCTGGTATAGTGTCCATAAAGTCTATGAATATCGCATGTGCCCTTTTTCTAAGAATACTTGCTCTCTATTTTTATCTTGCTGTAGAAACTTGTGAACAGTATGAATCTTTTCCGTGGGCTCTGAAAATGTgtctattatatttttaattgtaCTGTAAAAATTATGAATCATAAGGGTTCCTTCAGGACCGTGACCGCAAGCTCAGGATATTTGCGGGAAGCGAACATCCATTTGTCGATCGTCCTTTGGAACCTTACGTGATGCCACCTCGTAAAGTGCGGGAGATGAGGCCCCGGGCTAGGCGTGCACTAATTCGGGCGCAGATAAAGGCAGAGAAAGGCAGCGCCGGACCAAtcgtaaagaataaaaaataaagaagtgaGTTCATGAGTCTAGGTTTTTTCACAAAGGGTTCTCATCCTCATGGTTTGGCCCATTCCATGATTTCACATGTAAAATGCTCCAACCGAGATTCTTTACTTGGATTTGATGGTGTATTTCCATTTAACAAGTTAGATTTTGGGTGTCTTTACATTTCTGAATAATCCTTTGACCTGTTATGTTATAAACGAATATAGAAGACAAAAGACTATTTCTCTAGCAGATCGAATCCTCGTTATGCTTTGTGGTCAAGAACTTGGCGTTTCTTCAAGGCCTTGTGATGACACCGGCATGTGTTCATTGATGGAATGTAGCCTCCAGCAAAGTTATGCAAGTCTTTGTTGTTGTGCATGTGAATTTAGAATAATCCCTGAGCGTCTGATTTGTTGTATGACAAACCACCATATGCTATCACACGATAAGGGGTGTAATATTAAAGCCGGTCGAGATTTCTCTTCAGTCTCCAATTTGATCTGATGGCATCGTTAGTACAAAATTAAGATATAAATTCAGCATTTGTCGTGCTATTTTTTAAGATTTTCAaatcttttaaatataaatttttattgtattaaatgagagctaattatatattatcttttgtaattaattatctttaacatatcaatcttaatgttttcaaaagttatattgaatttctatatttatgtaaacaaaatatttaatcctattaatttgaatgtttcaaatataaaaatctcaatgtAACTTCTAAGAATATAAGGATCAAAATACactaattataaaagataatttataattaacctgAATATAAATGTGACaatcaaatttgaatataaatCTGAAACATGTTACTTGTgcaataatatattaatcaatcGGATATCAACACAACACAAATGATGTTAGGTTATAAGTGCA contains:
- the LOC104000449 gene encoding uncharacterized protein LOC104000449 isoform X2 encodes the protein MAVATQTFKGNLKKALAGLRRIDLDGLRWRVFDAKGQVLGRLASQIATVIQGKDKPTYSPHQEDGDMCIVLNAKDVSVTGRKMTDKFYRWHTGYIGHLRERSLKDQLVKDPTEVVRKAVLRMLPRNKLRDGSFRTVTASSGYLREANIHLSIVLWNLT
- the LOC104000449 gene encoding uncharacterized protein LOC104000449 isoform X1 — protein: MAVATQTFKGNLKKALAGLRRIDLDGLRWRVFDAKGQVLGRLASQIATVIQGKDKPTYSPHQEDGDMCIVLNAKDVSVTGRKMTDKFYRWHTGYIGHLRERSLKDQLVKDPTEVVRKAVLRMLPRNKLRDDRDRKLRIFAGSEHPFVDRPLEPYVMPPRKVREMRPRARRALIRAQIKAEKGSAGPIVKNKK